Proteins from a single region of Oreochromis niloticus isolate F11D_XX linkage group LG7, O_niloticus_UMD_NMBU, whole genome shotgun sequence:
- the LOC100700790 gene encoding high mobility group protein B2: MMRKDINKPKGKTSAYAFFVQTCREEHRKKNPEQSVNFAEFSKKCSERWKALSPSDKKCFEDMAKADKVRYNREMKDYVPPKGFGKRGRKRKDPNAPKRPPSAFFVFCSEYRPSVKQQYPGLSIGDCAKKLGEMWSKLSQSEKQPYEEKAQKLREKYDRDMVAYRGGGTYARNPSSSAQGGEEEDEDEGEDEEEEEDDDE; encoded by the exons ATGATGCGTAAAGACATCAACAAGCCGAAGGGGAAGACGTCGGCGTATGCCTTCTTCGTGCAGACGTGTCGAGAGGAGCACCGCAAGAAGAACCCCGAGCAGTCGGTCAACTTCGCCGAGTTCTCCAAGAAGTGCTCCGAGAGGTggaag GCTCTGTCTCCCAGTGATAAGAAGTGTTTTGAGGACATGGCCAAAGCCGATAAGGTGCGCTACAACCGTGAGATGAAAGACTACGTCCCCCCCAAAGGCTTCGGAAAGAGGGGCCGCAAGAGGAAAGACCCCAACGCCCCCAAAAGACCCCC GTCTGCGTTCTTCGTGTTCTGCAGTGAGTACCGTCCCAGTGTGAAGCAGCAGTATCCTGGGCTGTCTATAGGAGACTGTGCCAAGAAGCTGGGAGAGATGTGGAGCAAGCTGTCCCAGTCTGAGAAGCAGCCGTACGAGGAGAAGGCCCAGAAGCTACGAGAGAAATACGACCGG gacaTGGTGGCGTACCGCGGCGGCGGCACGTATGCCAGGAACCCCAGCTCTTCAGCtcagggaggagaggaggaggacgaggatgagggcgaggatgaagaggaggaggaggacgatgACGAGTAG